A genome region from Deinococcus sp. KNUC1210 includes the following:
- a CDS encoding Glu/Leu/Phe/Val dehydrogenase produces MTTEALTQDAAPKRPHTIPSYLDSSHLGPWAIYLEQVERVTPYLGKLAYWVETLKRPKRILIVDVPIHLDDGTVAHFEGYRVQHNTSRGPAKGGIRYHQDVTLSEVMALSAWMTVKNAAVNLPYGGGKGGIRIDPRNYSQGELERLTRRYTTEIGLVIGPEKDIPAPDVNTNPQVMAWMMDTYSMNTGKTSTGVVTGKPVSLGGSLGRGDATGRGVFVTGASAMQKLGLSLEGARVAVQGFGNVGNAAARIFFDHGAKIVAIQDVTGTIVSSAGIDPYKALEHLRSTGKITDLPGTESIEKDEFWDIDCDVLIPAALENQLTEVNAGRIRAKVVVEGANGPTTPAADDILRERGVTVVPDVLANAGGVTVSYFEWVQDFSSFFWTEDEINARLERIMREAFASLWDVAEKHGVTLRTAAFIVACTRVLEARALRGLYP; encoded by the coding sequence ATGACCACCGAAGCACTCACCCAAGACGCCGCCCCCAAGCGCCCGCATACCATTCCTTCGTACCTGGATTCGTCGCATCTCGGCCCCTGGGCCATCTATCTGGAACAGGTCGAGCGCGTGACGCCCTACCTGGGCAAGCTGGCCTACTGGGTCGAGACCCTGAAGCGGCCCAAACGCATCCTGATCGTCGATGTGCCGATCCATCTGGACGACGGGACGGTGGCGCACTTCGAGGGCTACCGCGTGCAGCACAACACCTCGCGCGGCCCGGCCAAAGGCGGGATCCGCTATCACCAGGACGTGACCCTGAGCGAAGTGATGGCGCTCTCGGCCTGGATGACCGTCAAGAATGCCGCCGTGAACCTGCCCTATGGCGGCGGTAAAGGCGGTATCCGCATCGATCCGCGCAATTACAGTCAGGGCGAGCTGGAACGCCTGACGCGCCGCTACACCACCGAAATCGGACTGGTGATCGGGCCGGAAAAAGACATTCCTGCGCCCGACGTCAATACCAATCCGCAGGTGATGGCCTGGATGATGGACACCTACAGCATGAATACCGGCAAGACGAGCACCGGCGTGGTCACGGGCAAACCGGTCAGCCTGGGCGGGTCGCTGGGGCGCGGCGACGCCACCGGACGCGGCGTTTTCGTGACGGGTGCGTCGGCCATGCAGAAACTGGGCCTGAGCCTGGAAGGAGCGCGGGTCGCGGTGCAGGGCTTCGGCAACGTGGGCAACGCTGCCGCCCGCATCTTCTTCGATCACGGCGCGAAGATCGTGGCGATTCAGGACGTGACCGGCACCATCGTGAGCAGCGCGGGCATCGACCCGTACAAGGCGCTGGAGCACCTGCGGAGCACCGGCAAGATCACCGATCTGCCCGGCACCGAGAGCATCGAGAAAGATGAATTCTGGGACATCGACTGCGACGTGTTGATTCCGGCGGCGCTGGAAAACCAGCTGACCGAGGTCAACGCGGGCCGCATCCGTGCGAAGGTGGTCGTGGAGGGCGCGAACGGCCCCACCACCCCCGCCGCTGACGACATCCTGCGTGAGCGCGGCGTGACGGTGGTGCCCGACGTGCTCGCCAATGCGGGCGGCGTGACCGTCAGTTACTTCGAGTGGGTGCAGGATTTCTCCAGCTTCTTCTGGACCGAAGACGAGATCAATGCGCGGCTGGAGCGCATCATGCGCGAGGCGTTCGCGAGCCTGTGGGACGTGGCGGAAAAGCACGGCGTCACCCTGCGGACGGCTGCCTTCATCGTGGCCTGCACGCGGGTGCTGGAAGCGCGGGCGCTGAGAGGGCTGTACCCCTGA
- a CDS encoding DUF998 domain-containing protein, translating to MEGAAELNRIRRAAVAGLLAPVIFVTVFVVLGWWQPNYDPNSMFVSELSRGPLGWLQDVNFIITGTLIFSSARFYSARGLNLPAADRSRVHVVSVLLQIIGLCLIGSGLFTTDPASLFNQHTVRGLIHGIFGAVVFSLAPVICFLMYRLFRRSAQWRAWAFWTLLVCCLLVGTVGFLKASQFPQSELYAWKGLIQRIFLLTFMAWLFGLWLAVSRAPSDEPWG from the coding sequence ATGGAAGGTGCAGCCGAGCTGAACCGGATTCGCCGCGCTGCGGTGGCCGGTCTCCTCGCGCCTGTGATCTTTGTGACGGTGTTTGTCGTGCTTGGCTGGTGGCAGCCGAACTACGACCCGAACAGCATGTTCGTCAGCGAACTGTCGAGAGGGCCACTTGGCTGGCTGCAGGACGTCAATTTCATCATCACGGGCACGCTGATCTTCTCCTCTGCCCGTTTTTATTCTGCGCGTGGACTGAACCTGCCCGCTGCCGACAGGAGCCGTGTCCATGTCGTCTCGGTCCTCCTTCAGATCATCGGCCTCTGTCTGATCGGCTCGGGGCTGTTCACGACCGATCCGGCCTCATTGTTCAACCAGCACACGGTTCGCGGCCTGATTCACGGCATTTTCGGTGCCGTGGTGTTCTCGCTGGCTCCGGTTATCTGTTTTCTGATGTACCGGCTCTTCCGCAGATCGGCGCAGTGGCGTGCGTGGGCATTCTGGACTCTGCTGGTCTGCTGCCTGCTGGTGGGTACAGTCGGATTTCTGAAAGCCAGCCAGTTTCCACAGAGCGAGCTCTATGCCTGGAAGGGCCTGATCCAGCGTATCTTCCTGCTGACCTTCATGGCGTGGTTGTTCGGTCTGTGGCTCGCCGTGTCCAGAGCGCCGAGCGATGAACCGTGGGGGTAA
- a CDS encoding GNAT family N-acetyltransferase, with protein sequence MPLQTLPLTNARAHFLMAEQQRELRRLYNDTDERTEPFDPASLAGGVLLGYEEDGELLAIGGLKPLQDGSAEIKRMYTLPSARGRRLGRAVLEGLIEWGRAQGLTRLVLETGDQQAEALGLYQSSGFTRIPNFGYYVGMENSLCFELKL encoded by the coding sequence ATGCCCCTCCAGACGCTGCCGCTGACCAATGCCCGCGCTCATTTCCTGATGGCCGAGCAGCAGCGAGAGTTGCGGCGGCTGTACAACGACACCGACGAGCGCACCGAACCCTTCGATCCGGCGAGTCTGGCGGGCGGCGTGCTGCTGGGCTACGAGGAAGACGGCGAACTGCTGGCGATCGGTGGCCTGAAACCGTTGCAGGACGGCAGCGCGGAGATCAAGCGCATGTATACCCTGCCGTCGGCACGCGGGCGCAGGCTGGGCCGGGCGGTGCTGGAAGGCCTGATCGAATGGGGCAGAGCGCAGGGCCTGACCCGTCTGGTGCTGGAAACCGGAGATCAGCAGGCCGAGGCGCTGGGTCTGTACCAGAGCAGTGGGTTTACCCGCATTCCGAACTTCGGCTATTACGTGGGCATGGAGAATTCGCTGTGCTTCGAGCTGAAGCTCTGA
- a CDS encoding quinate 5-dehydrogenase: MTLPIGWQSAPPGYKHVVSVSLGSSKRNAREEITVLGQPFILERLGTDGDSKKMVELFGQLDGKVDAFGLGGADLAVVSGGKRYVFNNVRKLVAGIRHTPLLDGSGLKNTLEREAIIQLDPLLHWKTQKVLMVSAVDRFGMAEALSDAGADVVYGDVIFGLGMNYPLRSIGALRRIAGLVLPVVTKLPQDWFYPTGEKQESSVPGKGTRYYQWADVLAGDTHYVKRYAPEDLRGKTVLTQTITAPDRDWMEQHGVARLITTTPRIGSRNFATNVMEAMFVALSGKKQALSEQEYLDLIRRVNFRPQVNELST; this comes from the coding sequence ATGACCCTTCCAATCGGCTGGCAATCTGCTCCTCCAGGTTACAAACATGTCGTCAGCGTGTCGCTGGGCAGTAGCAAACGCAATGCCCGTGAAGAGATCACGGTGCTGGGCCAGCCTTTTATTCTGGAGCGGTTGGGCACCGACGGCGACAGTAAAAAGATGGTGGAACTCTTCGGTCAGCTCGACGGCAAGGTCGATGCCTTCGGGCTGGGCGGAGCCGACCTCGCCGTGGTATCGGGCGGCAAGCGCTACGTCTTCAACAACGTCCGCAAACTGGTGGCAGGAATCCGGCACACGCCGCTGCTCGACGGCTCGGGCCTGAAAAACACGCTGGAGCGTGAAGCGATCATCCAGCTCGATCCGCTACTGCACTGGAAAACCCAGAAAGTCCTGATGGTGTCGGCAGTGGACCGGTTCGGCATGGCTGAGGCGCTCAGCGACGCCGGGGCCGATGTGGTCTACGGAGACGTCATTTTCGGGCTGGGCATGAATTACCCGCTTCGCAGTATCGGGGCGCTGCGGCGCATTGCCGGACTGGTGCTGCCGGTCGTGACCAAGCTGCCGCAGGACTGGTTCTATCCGACCGGCGAGAAGCAGGAAAGCAGCGTGCCGGGCAAGGGAACGCGCTATTACCAGTGGGCCGACGTGCTGGCCGGAGACACGCACTATGTCAAGCGGTACGCCCCTGAAGACCTGCGCGGCAAGACGGTGCTGACCCAGACGATCACCGCGCCAGACCGCGACTGGATGGAGCAGCACGGCGTGGCCCGCCTGATCACCACCACTCCGCGCATCGGCAGCCGCAATTTCGCGACCAACGTGATGGAGGCGATGTTCGTGGCGCTGAGCGGCAAGAAGCAGGCCCTAAGCGAGCAGGAATACCTGGATCTGATTCGTCGCGTCAACTTCCGGCCACAGGTCAACGAACTTTCCACCTGA
- a CDS encoding DNA/RNA non-specific endonuclease encodes MTSRLLRTVPTVVVVLLGVLAACQKNAGQSGQSGGDACTDEFRAGQPTSSVSGTRLLCREQYIALYDPARKVPLVVGEHLETSELDGSEGRTNNFAPDPELPSGERAELADFRNSGYDRGHMAPAADFHGGETEMSQSFYLSNMVPQNPELNRGLWAGLEGATRNCAKTVGGLYILTGPIFEGRARTIGPDRVAVPSSVYKIVVSGNAARAFLVPNRSVPKTSNFSRYETTVDEIQTASGLVFFPKGGVNTQQRGDFCAGSYGG; translated from the coding sequence ATGACTTCCCGCCTCCTCCGCACTGTTCCGACCGTGGTGGTCGTCCTGCTTGGCGTGCTGGCCGCCTGCCAGAAGAATGCCGGACAGTCCGGACAGTCGGGCGGCGACGCCTGCACCGACGAGTTCCGCGCCGGGCAACCCACGAGCAGCGTCAGCGGAACCCGGCTGCTGTGCCGCGAACAGTACATCGCGCTGTACGATCCGGCCCGCAAAGTTCCCCTGGTGGTGGGTGAACATCTGGAAACCAGCGAGCTGGACGGCAGCGAGGGCCGCACCAACAATTTCGCACCCGATCCGGAACTGCCCTCAGGCGAGCGTGCCGAACTGGCCGACTTCCGCAACAGCGGCTATGACCGGGGCCATATGGCTCCCGCCGCCGACTTTCACGGCGGAGAAACCGAGATGAGCCAGTCGTTTTACCTCTCGAACATGGTGCCGCAGAACCCGGAACTCAACCGGGGGCTGTGGGCCGGGCTGGAGGGCGCGACGCGCAACTGTGCCAAAACGGTGGGCGGCCTGTACATTCTGACCGGGCCGATTTTCGAGGGCAGGGCACGCACCATCGGTCCCGACCGGGTGGCGGTGCCCAGCAGCGTGTACAAGATCGTGGTGTCGGGCAACGCCGCCCGCGCCTTTCTGGTGCCCAACCGCTCGGTTCCCAAGACCTCCAACTTTTCGCGCTACGAAACCACCGTCGATGAAATTCAGACGGCCAGCGGCCTGGTCTTCTTTCCCAAGGGTGGCGTGAACACCCAGCAGCGCGGCGATTTCTGCGCGGGCAGCTACGGAGGCTGA
- the glyA gene encoding serine hydroxymethyltransferase: MTATDNRPETHAAERDTAVFDLIQQEAERQRVGLELIASENFTSAAVREAVGSVLTNKYAEGYPGKRWYGGCEVVDQVELLAIERAKQLFGAAWANVQPHSGSSANIAVYGALLSEGDTVLGLDLAHGGHLTHGSPVNFSGLRYKIVGYQVDPETELIDMEKVRALAVEHQPKMIIAGASAYSRIIDFAAFRAIADEVGAVLFADIAHIAGLVAAGLHPSPLPHAHVVATTTHKTLRGPRSGLLLSSDLDIAAKLDRAIFPGHQGGPLEHVIAGKAVAFGEALKPEFKTYSAQIIKNAQALAAEFQAKGYRVVSGGTDNHLFVLDIRPQGLNGTKATKLLDANHITISKSTLPYDTEKILHGGGIRIGTPAVTTRGMVEEHMKTIADLIDRALKGEDVKAEVHAFAGGFYLP, translated from the coding sequence ATGACTGCGACCGATAACCGCCCCGAGACCCATGCCGCCGAGCGCGACACTGCCGTGTTCGACCTGATCCAGCAGGAGGCCGAGCGTCAGCGCGTGGGGCTGGAACTAATCGCCTCCGAGAACTTCACCAGTGCCGCCGTGCGCGAGGCGGTCGGCAGCGTCCTGACGAACAAGTACGCCGAAGGCTACCCCGGCAAGCGCTGGTACGGCGGCTGCGAGGTGGTCGATCAGGTCGAACTGCTCGCCATCGAGCGGGCCAAGCAGCTCTTCGGGGCGGCGTGGGCCAATGTGCAGCCTCACAGCGGCAGCAGCGCCAATATCGCGGTCTACGGCGCACTCCTCTCGGAAGGTGACACGGTGCTGGGCCTCGATCTGGCGCACGGCGGCCACCTGACCCACGGTTCCCCGGTCAACTTTTCGGGGCTGCGTTACAAGATCGTCGGGTATCAGGTCGATCCCGAAACCGAGCTGATCGACATGGAAAAGGTGCGTGCGCTGGCAGTGGAGCACCAGCCCAAAATGATCATCGCCGGAGCGAGCGCGTACAGCCGCATCATCGACTTCGCGGCTTTCCGCGCCATTGCCGATGAAGTGGGCGCGGTGCTGTTTGCCGATATCGCGCATATCGCCGGACTGGTCGCGGCTGGCCTGCACCCCAGCCCGCTGCCGCACGCGCATGTGGTCGCAACCACCACCCACAAGACCCTGCGTGGCCCGAGAAGCGGTCTGCTGCTCTCCAGCGATCTCGACATCGCTGCCAAACTCGACCGGGCCATCTTCCCGGGGCATCAGGGCGGGCCGCTGGAACACGTCATCGCGGGCAAGGCGGTTGCTTTTGGCGAAGCCCTGAAGCCCGAATTCAAGACCTACAGCGCCCAGATCATCAAGAATGCCCAGGCGCTCGCCGCCGAGTTCCAGGCCAAGGGGTACCGCGTGGTCTCGGGCGGCACCGATAACCATCTGTTCGTGCTCGACATCCGCCCGCAGGGGCTGAACGGCACCAAGGCCACCAAGCTGCTCGACGCCAACCACATCACCATTTCCAAGAGCACGCTGCCCTACGACACCGAGAAGATCCTGCACGGCGGCGGCATCCGTATCGGCACGCCTGCCGTCACCACACGCGGCATGGTCGAAGAGCACATGAAGACCATCGCCGACCTGATCGACCGCGCTCTGAAGGGCGAAGACGTGAAGGCCGAGGTACACGCGTTCGCGGGCGGATTCTACCTGCCCTGA
- the rsr gene encoding RNA-binding protein Rsr — MKSPFKTMLNAVNPLKRPQGQPLDSRQVENNAGGFVYQIGDEARLTRFLVLGSDGGTFYATPEQHTLQATDFLRELVSRDAALALRVTLDVVRRNRAPRPDPALLMLALIAKTAPDVTDRQAAWAALPEVARTGTMLLHFLAFARALGGWGRLTRRGVANVYETLPTEQLALWAVKYKARDGWSQADALRLAHPRTDDPARNAVLKFMVDGVLEGSRPETRLIEGAGLVQATSTDAAAAVLMRAYSLPIEAVPTHLRGPEVYRTALNTGGLTWLLRNLGNLGRLGVLSLNDPALIDAVIARMTDPAALKRGRIHPIDVLKARMVYGQGRGVRGNGTWVPVPRVVDALDDAFYTAFGNVQPAGTRHLLALDVSGSMTSGQIAGVPGLTPNMAAAAMSMLALKTEPSALTMGFAQTFRPLHLTPKDTLAAAMQKAQSASFGATDCAQPMLWAAQHKQLIDTFVVYTDNETWAGHVHPSVALDQYRQRMGIAARLIVVGLTATGFSIADPTRSDMLDVVGFDSAAPQVMSSFARGEL; from the coding sequence ATGAAGAGTCCATTCAAGACCATGCTGAACGCTGTCAACCCTCTGAAGCGCCCACAGGGGCAGCCCCTGGATTCGCGGCAGGTGGAGAACAACGCGGGCGGCTTCGTCTACCAGATCGGCGACGAGGCCCGGCTGACACGCTTTCTGGTGCTGGGCAGCGACGGCGGCACCTTCTATGCCACGCCAGAACAGCACACCCTCCAGGCCACCGATTTTCTGCGCGAACTGGTCAGCCGTGACGCTGCCCTGGCGCTGCGTGTCACGCTGGACGTGGTGCGCCGCAACCGTGCTCCCCGGCCCGACCCGGCGCTGCTGATGCTGGCCCTGATCGCCAAGACCGCCCCCGACGTGACAGATCGTCAGGCGGCGTGGGCGGCTCTGCCGGAAGTGGCCCGCACCGGCACCATGCTGCTGCATTTTCTGGCCTTTGCTCGCGCTCTGGGCGGCTGGGGCCGACTGACCCGCCGGGGCGTGGCGAACGTGTACGAGACGCTGCCTACCGAACAGCTGGCGCTGTGGGCAGTGAAGTACAAGGCCCGCGACGGCTGGAGTCAGGCCGACGCGCTGCGACTGGCGCACCCCAGGACCGACGACCCGGCTCGGAACGCCGTGCTGAAGTTCATGGTGGACGGTGTGCTGGAAGGCAGCCGCCCGGAAACCCGGCTGATCGAGGGCGCCGGACTGGTGCAGGCGACCAGCACCGATGCCGCTGCCGCCGTGCTGATGCGGGCCTACAGTCTGCCGATCGAGGCGGTGCCCACCCACCTGCGCGGCCCAGAAGTGTACCGCACGGCGCTGAACACGGGCGGCCTGACCTGGTTGCTGCGAAACCTGGGCAACCTGGGGCGGCTGGGTGTGCTGAGCCTGAACGACCCCGCACTGATCGATGCCGTGATCGCCCGCATGACAGACCCGGCCGCACTCAAGCGTGGCCGCATCCACCCCATCGACGTGCTGAAGGCCCGCATGGTCTATGGACAGGGGCGCGGCGTGCGCGGCAACGGCACCTGGGTTCCGGTTCCCCGCGTGGTCGATGCGCTGGATGACGCCTTCTACACGGCGTTCGGAAACGTGCAGCCCGCCGGAACGCGGCACCTGCTGGCGCTCGACGTGAGCGGTTCGATGACCTCGGGCCAGATCGCGGGCGTGCCCGGACTGACGCCCAACATGGCCGCCGCCGCCATGAGCATGCTGGCCCTGAAGACCGAGCCGAGCGCTCTGACGATGGGGTTCGCCCAGACGTTCCGCCCGCTGCATCTGACGCCGAAGGACACGCTGGCTGCCGCCATGCAGAAGGCCCAGTCGGCCAGCTTCGGGGCCACCGACTGCGCCCAGCCGATGCTGTGGGCAGCGCAGCACAAGCAGCTGATCGATACCTTCGTGGTCTACACCGACAACGAAACCTGGGCGGGCCACGTGCATCCCAGCGTGGCGCTCGATCAGTACCGTCAGCGCATGGGCATTGCCGCCCGGCTGATCGTGGTGGGCCTGACCGCCACCGGCTTCAGCATCGCTGACCCGACCCGGAGCGACATGCTCGATGTGGTGGGCTTCGACAGTGCCGCGCCGCAGGTGATGAGCAGCTTTGCGCGGGGCGAGCTGTAA
- a CDS encoding ATP-binding protein, which translates to MACPVSNLRRAAPVCTTPLIGRDALIAELEEHLLKQGGLLLLEGEPGSGKTALASALAQRWGPGLRLQGREETQATPFLPVSEALRGVLPQLADLPPAWRREVARLLPELESGDEHGSAALSEQGEGRARFLEGLSVALRHALGGGLLWLDDLHWFDPSSLEVLGLALRPENWRAIATARPLERRQNAPLEQLLSALERRQAVSFRELPPLSETDLLRLIRVLSSSVSGGYASPGGCTRPRTATRSSCWRP; encoded by the coding sequence GTGGCCTGCCCAGTCTCCAACCTGCGCCGCGCCGCGCCAGTCTGCACCACCCCCCTGATAGGCCGCGACGCCCTGATCGCCGAGCTGGAAGAGCACCTGCTGAAGCAGGGCGGGCTGCTGCTGCTGGAGGGCGAACCCGGCAGCGGCAAGACGGCGCTGGCCTCGGCACTGGCGCAGCGCTGGGGGCCGGGGCTTCGGCTTCAGGGCCGCGAGGAAACGCAGGCCACCCCGTTCCTGCCAGTATCGGAAGCGCTGCGCGGCGTGTTGCCCCAGCTCGCCGACCTGCCTCCCGCGTGGCGGCGCGAGGTGGCCCGCCTGCTACCCGAACTGGAGAGCGGCGACGAGCACGGCAGTGCTGCTCTCAGCGAACAGGGTGAAGGCCGCGCCCGCTTTCTGGAAGGGCTGAGCGTGGCGCTGCGGCATGCGCTGGGCGGCGGCCTGCTGTGGCTCGACGATCTGCACTGGTTCGACCCATCGAGCCTGGAAGTGCTGGGCCTGGCACTGAGGCCGGAGAACTGGCGGGCCATCGCCACCGCCAGACCGCTGGAACGCCGCCAGAATGCGCCGCTCGAACAGCTGCTTTCGGCGCTGGAACGCCGTCAGGCCGTCAGTTTCCGCGAGCTGCCGCCCCTGAGCGAAACCGACCTGCTGCGGCTGATCCGGGTGCTGTCATCGTCGGTGAGTGGGGGGTACGCTTCGCCCGGCGGCTGCACGCGGCCACGCACGGCAACCCGCTCTTCGTGCTGGAGACCCTGA